The Caulobacter sp. 73W region TGAACGCCTCGTTCAACAACACCATGATCACCATCACCGACGCGCAGGGGAACACCATCTCCTGGTCGAGCGCCGGCATGATGGGCTTCAAGGGTTCGCGCAAGTCGACCCCGTACGCCGCCCAGATGGCCGCCGAAGACGCCGGCCGCAAGGCTGCGGACCACGGCGTGAAGACCCTGGAAGTCAACGTCTCGGGTCCGGGTTCGGGCCGTGAGTCGGCGCTGCGCGCTCTGCAGTCGGTCGGCTTCACGATCACCACGATCCGCGACGTGACCCCGATTCCGCACAATGGTTGCCGGCCGCCCAAGCGCCGGCGCGTTTAAGGCCTGACCAACCTGACTTCCCTGCGCCGGCTGCGAGATTCGTGGCCGGCGAGCCGCGTTCAAGGGATCCGACTGTGATCGAAAGAAACTGGAACGAGCTGACCCGCCCCGAGAAGCCGCAGATCGAGACGGGCGCCGACGCCAGCCGCAAGGCTCGCATCGTCGCTGAACCGCTCGAGCGCGGCTTTGGCGTGACTCTCGGCAACGCGCTTCGGCGCGTTCTTCTGTCTTCGCTGCAAGGCGCCGCCGTGACCGCCGTCCAGATTGACGGTGTGGTTCACGAGTTCTCCTCGCTGGAAGGCGTCCGGGAAGATGTCGTCGACATCGTCCTGAACATCAAGCAACTGGCCGTTCGCATGCACAGCGAAGGCCCGAAGCGCATCACCCTGCGCGCCACGGGTCCTGGCCAGGTCACCGCCGGTCAGATCGAGACCCCGGCTGACGTGGAGATCCTGAACACCGACCACGTGCTCTGCACGCTGGACGAGGGCGCCCAAGTGCGCATGGAGTTCACGATCAACACCGGCAAGGGCTACGTCCCGGCCGAGCGCAACCGTCCGGAAGACGCGCCGATCGGCCTGATCGCCGTCAACTCGATCTACTCGCCGGTCAAGCGCGTCGCCTACAAGGTCGAGCCGACCCGTCAGGGCCAGTCGCTCGACTACGACAAGCTGATCCTGGAAGTTGAGACCAACGGCGCCGTCTCGCCGGTTGACGCGGTGGCCTACGCCGCCCGCATCCTGCAAG contains the following coding sequences:
- the rpsK gene encoding 30S ribosomal protein S11 — protein: MAKEPARVKKRERKNITSGVAHVNASFNNTMITITDAQGNTISWSSAGMMGFKGSRKSTPYAAQMAAEDAGRKAADHGVKTLEVNVSGPGSGRESALRALQSVGFTITTIRDVTPIPHNGCRPPKRRRV
- a CDS encoding DNA-directed RNA polymerase subunit alpha, which encodes MIERNWNELTRPEKPQIETGADASRKARIVAEPLERGFGVTLGNALRRVLLSSLQGAAVTAVQIDGVVHEFSSLEGVREDVVDIVLNIKQLAVRMHSEGPKRITLRATGPGQVTAGQIETPADVEILNTDHVLCTLDEGAQVRMEFTINTGKGYVPAERNRPEDAPIGLIAVNSIYSPVKRVAYKVEPTRQGQSLDYDKLILEVETNGAVSPVDAVAYAARILQDQLQIFITFDEPKAKAADKSKPELPFNPALLKKVDELELSVRSANCLKNDNIVYIGDLIQKTEAEMLRTPNFGRKSLNEIKEVLAGMGLHLGMDVPNWPPENIEDLAKKFEDQI